A window of Candidatus Vicinibacter proximus contains these coding sequences:
- a CDS encoding gliding motility-associated C-terminal domain-containing protein, with protein sequence MRYRFFLFAIGLECLLGHVLVFGGDLKLEASKSSFGLKSLVKCPHLRLSSSECLKFNSFSPQKDTHLILSNHLKFNHNSFTSYSYDTNFLLSPKYLLAVDKIQSLNGLTNEYQVLSQEQSSLDCKKIKWVNWSKKSDYEYKGTAGFQSVSLQMDPKTGLQNPILNSLTLASNTFTPKQINGIPTPWMPGNLNTPILKHRLQIDNVGKPEELILLLGSFPNANFFTVKGPGKLKIFDINNIQLNVSNVVILLQDPIQGNILAPTTITNSGMEILFEVFQPGTTHGDIILLSNFPKNSYYFEIEHYNELSRSDDGIFIHLGFPDCCTSTFNRIDTTACDKLFINGKEFSSSGSYFDTISLGNCDSVVNYVIKIIEKPKISLGPDTSFCEGDTLVLNSGSNISVWSDGTIGKSILVSKAGIYWAEIVNSCGKFRDTITISILPKLNLDLGPDIHLCPNETDTVWSNSPKTIWHDGSSGSYYVANKEGPIIAKIIGPCDVLIDSIFVSVSSKPELMLPKDTFLCDGRAIILNSPYDSTVWSDGTYGREIVVTKPGIYWASYSSLCGVISDSTLVSAISCLDSCTIQCNNIEWMSWTSKSSFEYIGNSSRGFVTLETDPNMGNIHPFFTNYTLSNAGFTPKLLMSIPTPWMPGNISIPHLTHKITLDGNYERKDIVLLLGEFPNSKLYSKPQYGRLRIYDRSGRLLDVANICILFKDNGLLHEEINVAYGDREMLFYVGSSGVSDGGILVLGNFPDSTYTMQIEHYNERSSIDDGILINLGFPDCCKNAYSIIDTTVCENITIGGKTYNVSGSYLDTIRMGNCYNITQFDVTVLSLPQLSLGPDTAICEGETLVLRSMETSTKWSDGSSGKELNIDKPGNYWAEINSPCGIVRDTIVISFLNLPTLEIGPDIKLCPNQVDTIWTNEPSTVWQDGSVGPYFVIKTDGVVRAVLKGVCGDVTDSILVNYYPNSTIDLGPDTTICQGSTIILHSNSANTVWFDNSIGNTKQVSKGGNYWASILSPCGITSDSIKVEELKLFNKPYLPNDTFLCQGFKLNLSWPGIDELWNGEFLNSITIDTPGIYWYAFKDICNDLRDTMEVFYDSIPIQFPGENLVFCGPQSFYFSTGNPKTIWSDGRVGSDINIETSGIYYYLIENSCGIFSDSIHLEFIEDKSLFIPNVFSPNGDQVNDVFPGLQFTNDFEVEIYDRWGSQIFKSNNIHWDGTCNNKLVLPGVYAYIIRSKACDKQLKYGTVTLLR encoded by the coding sequence ATGAGATATAGATTCTTTCTTTTTGCAATTGGTTTAGAATGCTTGCTGGGCCATGTTTTAGTCTTTGGCGGAGACCTGAAATTGGAAGCATCCAAATCTAGTTTTGGATTAAAGAGTTTAGTTAAGTGCCCCCATTTGCGATTGTCAAGTTCTGAATGTTTGAAATTCAATAGTTTTAGTCCCCAAAAGGATACTCACTTAATACTTTCAAATCATTTAAAATTTAATCACAATAGTTTTACCTCTTACTCATATGATACGAATTTTTTATTAAGTCCTAAATATTTGTTAGCGGTTGACAAAATTCAGTCCTTAAATGGCTTAACAAATGAATATCAAGTATTGTCACAGGAGCAAAGTTCACTGGACTGCAAAAAAATCAAATGGGTAAACTGGAGTAAAAAGTCAGATTACGAGTATAAAGGTACAGCTGGGTTTCAATCCGTTAGTCTTCAAATGGACCCAAAGACGGGTCTTCAAAATCCAATTCTAAATTCCTTAACACTCGCAAGTAATACCTTTACCCCTAAACAAATAAATGGGATTCCAACACCCTGGATGCCCGGTAATCTTAATACTCCTATTCTGAAGCACAGATTGCAAATTGATAATGTAGGTAAGCCAGAGGAACTTATTTTATTGTTGGGCTCTTTTCCAAATGCTAATTTTTTTACAGTTAAGGGGCCAGGAAAGTTAAAAATATTTGATATCAACAACATTCAACTTAATGTTTCAAATGTAGTTATACTTCTTCAGGATCCAATTCAAGGGAATATATTGGCGCCAACAACTATTACCAATTCTGGTATGGAAATATTATTTGAAGTTTTTCAACCTGGGACAACCCATGGAGATATTATATTATTGAGCAATTTTCCAAAGAATTCATATTATTTTGAAATTGAGCATTATAACGAACTTAGTCGTTCTGATGATGGGATATTTATACATCTGGGCTTTCCAGATTGTTGTACTTCGACATTTAATAGAATCGATACAACCGCTTGTGACAAACTATTCATAAATGGTAAAGAGTTTTCAAGTTCTGGATCATATTTTGATACCATTTCACTTGGCAATTGTGATAGTGTGGTGAATTATGTCATTAAAATTATTGAAAAACCTAAAATCTCATTAGGACCTGACACTTCGTTTTGTGAAGGAGATACATTAGTTTTAAACTCTGGTTCAAATATAAGTGTATGGAGTGATGGAACAATTGGTAAGAGTATATTAGTATCGAAAGCTGGCATATATTGGGCAGAAATTGTGAATTCGTGTGGTAAATTTAGAGATACAATAACAATAAGTATTCTTCCAAAACTTAATTTAGATTTAGGCCCTGACATTCATTTATGTCCTAATGAAACAGACACCGTCTGGTCGAATTCTCCTAAAACTATATGGCATGATGGTTCGTCTGGTTCATATTATGTGGCAAATAAGGAAGGCCCCATAATCGCAAAAATAATTGGTCCGTGTGATGTATTAATAGATAGTATTTTTGTAAGTGTTTCTTCTAAGCCTGAATTAATGTTGCCCAAAGACACTTTTCTTTGCGATGGAAGAGCAATCATTTTGAATTCACCTTATGATTCAACTGTTTGGAGTGATGGAACTTATGGGCGCGAAATTGTAGTCACTAAGCCGGGTATTTATTGGGCATCGTATAGTTCTCTTTGCGGTGTAATTTCTGATTCCACTCTGGTTAGTGCAATATCTTGTTTGGACAGTTGTACAATTCAGTGCAATAATATTGAATGGATGAGCTGGACAAGTAAATCATCTTTTGAGTATATTGGTAATTCGAGTAGAGGTTTTGTTACCTTGGAAACTGACCCCAATATGGGAAACATCCATCCTTTTTTCACAAATTATACATTAAGCAATGCTGGGTTCACACCAAAATTATTGATGTCAATACCTACTCCATGGATGCCTGGAAATATAAGTATTCCACATCTAACCCACAAGATAACTCTTGATGGAAATTATGAAAGGAAAGACATAGTGTTATTATTAGGAGAATTTCCAAATTCGAAACTATACTCAAAGCCACAATATGGTAGACTAAGAATTTATGACCGGTCAGGAAGACTATTAGATGTGGCAAATATTTGTATTTTATTTAAGGATAACGGTCTCCTCCACGAAGAAATAAATGTCGCTTATGGCGACCGAGAAATGTTGTTTTACGTTGGTAGCTCCGGAGTAAGTGATGGAGGTATTTTAGTTTTAGGAAATTTTCCGGATTCAACTTATACCATGCAGATAGAACATTATAATGAACGAAGCTCAATAGATGATGGAATCTTAATTAACCTCGGATTTCCTGATTGTTGCAAGAATGCGTACAGCATCATAGATACAACTGTTTGTGAAAATATTACGATTGGGGGAAAAACGTATAATGTTTCTGGTTCGTATTTGGACACAATCAGAATGGGAAACTGTTATAACATTACACAATTTGATGTAACTGTATTGAGTTTACCTCAATTGTCCTTAGGACCTGATACGGCCATTTGTGAAGGGGAAACTTTAGTACTCAGGTCAATGGAGACTTCAACAAAATGGAGTGATGGCTCTTCAGGTAAAGAACTGAATATAGATAAACCTGGTAATTATTGGGCTGAAATCAATTCTCCTTGTGGCATTGTAAGGGATACTATTGTGATATCATTTCTGAATTTGCCGACCTTGGAAATAGGCCCTGACATTAAATTATGCCCGAATCAGGTGGACACCATTTGGACAAATGAACCTTCTACGGTTTGGCAGGATGGATCTGTGGGGCCTTATTTTGTCATTAAAACAGATGGAGTGGTTAGGGCAGTACTTAAAGGTGTTTGTGGAGATGTTACGGATTCAATATTAGTGAATTATTATCCAAATTCTACAATTGATTTGGGTCCTGATACAACAATTTGTCAAGGCTCTACGATTATTTTGCATTCAAATTCTGCAAATACGGTATGGTTTGATAATTCCATTGGAAATACTAAGCAAGTCTCAAAAGGTGGTAATTATTGGGCGAGTATATTATCTCCTTGTGGAATTACTTCAGATTCAATAAAAGTTGAGGAACTGAAATTGTTTAATAAACCTTATTTGCCAAATGATACCTTTCTGTGTCAAGGATTTAAATTGAATTTAAGCTGGCCTGGTATAGATGAATTGTGGAATGGTGAATTTCTCAACAGTATCACAATAGATACTCCGGGTATTTATTGGTATGCCTTTAAAGATATCTGTAATGACTTAAGGGATACCATGGAAGTATTTTATGATTCAATACCAATTCAATTTCCGGGAGAAAATTTAGTTTTTTGTGGGCCTCAATCCTTTTATTTTTCTACAGGTAATCCAAAAACCATTTGGTCAGATGGACGTGTAGGTTCTGATATAAATATTGAAACAAGTGGGATCTATTATTATTTAATTGAGAACAGTTGTGGTATTTTTAGCGATTCAATACATCTGGAATTTATAGAAGACAAAAGTTTATTCATTCCTAATGTTTTTTCTCCAAATGGGGATCAGGTAAATGATGTATTTCCAGGTCTGCAATTTACTAATGATTTTGAAGTTGAAATTTATGATCGTTGGGGGTCACAAATATTTAAATCTAATAATATTCATTGGGATGGGACATGCAATAACAAACTTGTTTTGCCAGGAGTCTACGCTTACATTATTCGAAGTAAGGCTTGTGATAAGCAGCTTAAATATGGTACAGTAACCTTATTAAGATAG
- a CDS encoding 2OG-Fe(II) oxygenase, with amino-acid sequence MENEFDVLINSFLSDRIGIDEHFLSVQLAAQLKENLRTLDIDRQFVPAGVGNKDIYIKDSLIRGDRISWLNPENNFPHEQDFFKLMDRFVCYLNSTCYAGIKAYEFHYAIYDSGSFYKKHLDQFKSDQSRSFSMIMYLNSDWEKRDGGELVIYQVDNIQTISPMNGKCVFFRSYQLEHEVLITNKTRISVTGWFKT; translated from the coding sequence ATGGAGAATGAATTCGATGTCCTTATCAATAGTTTTTTGTCAGATCGCATTGGGATTGATGAACATTTTCTTAGCGTCCAATTAGCAGCTCAGCTAAAGGAAAATTTACGCACACTCGATATAGATAGACAATTTGTTCCAGCAGGAGTAGGGAACAAGGACATCTATATTAAGGATTCTTTAATTCGTGGAGATCGTATTAGCTGGCTTAATCCTGAAAATAATTTTCCTCATGAGCAGGATTTTTTCAAACTGATGGATCGCTTTGTATGTTATCTGAACTCCACCTGTTATGCGGGAATCAAAGCTTATGAATTTCATTATGCTATATATGATTCAGGCAGTTTTTATAAAAAGCATTTAGATCAATTCAAGTCTGACCAAAGCCGAAGTTTTTCTATGATAATGTATTTAAATTCTGATTGGGAGAAACGGGATGGAGGGGAATTGGTCATTTATCAGGTAGACAATATTCAGACGATCTCTCCCATGAATGGTAAATGTGTGTTTTTCAGAAGTTACCAATTAGAGCATGAAGTTTTAATTACCAACAAGACCCGAATCAGTGTAACCGGTTGGTTTAAAACTTAG
- a CDS encoding DUF2911 domain-containing protein: MSIKPNCTFGYFLVFAFFIISSSHAQMLKLPDAGVNFKCKAGRTIGDTEIEVNWNAPGVKGREGNIWGTSVAYYGYSVLGFGSNVESPWRAGADESTTISFSNEVSINGKKLSAGTYGFFIALYADSCVLIFNKNTAGWGSYFYNKDLDVLRVTVIQQKNQKESKERLEYTFSKQTDHSVEMAVEWEKWRIPFLVEIDLIQQTLHSIQTQLSGAMGFDPPSLEAGAFWCYQNNIHLDQALQWINTAVDPNLGGINSFKALSTKAGILSKLGQKNEADKIIAEAIDLASPLELHAYGRQLLRENKTVEAMFAFEKNYKKHKGAWPTNVGMMRGYSAMGELTKALEHAKSALKQAPNAENKKVLEDAIKTLESGQALK; this comes from the coding sequence ATGTCTATTAAACCTAACTGCACTTTTGGTTACTTTCTGGTATTTGCTTTTTTTATCATTTCATCATCTCATGCCCAGATGCTTAAATTACCAGATGCAGGGGTTAATTTTAAATGCAAGGCAGGAAGAACCATTGGCGATACTGAAATAGAAGTAAACTGGAATGCGCCGGGTGTTAAGGGTAGGGAAGGAAATATATGGGGAACTTCTGTAGCATACTACGGTTATAGTGTGCTTGGATTTGGATCCAATGTAGAATCTCCCTGGAGAGCGGGCGCTGACGAAAGCACCACTATTTCCTTTTCGAATGAGGTCAGCATAAATGGCAAAAAATTATCCGCAGGTACTTATGGATTTTTCATTGCTCTCTACGCTGATTCCTGTGTCCTCATTTTCAATAAAAACACAGCCGGTTGGGGTAGTTATTTTTACAATAAAGACCTTGATGTGTTGAGGGTCACTGTGATTCAACAAAAAAATCAAAAAGAAAGTAAGGAAAGACTTGAATACACTTTTTCCAAACAAACAGATCACAGTGTTGAAATGGCAGTGGAATGGGAAAAATGGCGAATTCCATTTTTGGTAGAAATCGATCTCATTCAACAAACACTTCATTCCATTCAAACACAGTTGAGTGGCGCCATGGGTTTTGACCCTCCAAGTCTTGAAGCTGGTGCTTTCTGGTGTTACCAAAACAATATCCATCTAGATCAAGCACTACAGTGGATCAATACTGCCGTAGATCCAAATCTGGGTGGCATCAACTCCTTCAAGGCTTTATCGACGAAAGCAGGAATTCTTTCCAAATTAGGTCAGAAAAATGAGGCAGATAAAATAATTGCCGAAGCGATTGACCTTGCAAGTCCTTTGGAATTGCATGCTTACGGCAGACAACTTCTTAGAGAGAATAAAACCGTCGAAGCCATGTTTGCTTTTGAAAAAAATTATAAAAAACATAAAGGCGCCTGGCCAACTAACGTAGGTATGATGCGCGGATATTCTGCTATGGGCGAATTAACCAAAGCTCTGGAACATGCTAAGTCAGCCCTTAAGCAAGCACCCAATGCAGAAAACAAAAAGGTTTTAGAAGATGCCATTAAAACCCTGGAAAGCGGGCAAGCATTGAAATAA
- a CDS encoding T9SS type A sorting domain-containing protein has protein sequence MIKLLNTYVAFNLLLLFPVFLISISKLEGASFYVSYNATKNGDGSFASPWELQKALDHPTQLQPGDTVWIMGGRYLGPDSTGGVNGICYTCHTNGSESQPIIFRNYQNERVTLDGKSNGIILNLGSNCSYTWFWGLEVMSSSTAPREYTNDPGHPNRGNISCSAPGIKFINMILHDGADGIDIWIGSKNAELYGCVIYNNGWDIAGSGHGHGIYTQNDTSGTIKLLDNIFFSSFGYNVRAWSTGRTIDNYDIQGNILFNGGSCSENKNGDTRTHNFYIVPNNPNAPCKNLVVKHNFTFSGTNMPRPPVNAFGLNYGTVDMTLDSNILTCQTRIGGTGVKLLGTTSVKGNKILGGIHPTKGYYLWGFTTDDFPENDYSETLPTTGLQYFIRMNKYETGRAHLVIYNWKNSPSVKIDISNIGFKSGERIAVINVTDLYSDTLNYIYNGNDLIDVPMIGHSAAQAIGSIKKPVSQFPGFGVFIIQKSGSIINNTLHSIGKSILVSVSPNPFNHCTNFKVTNMNHEIFMLSIYDHLGKLMHVERFQNPEFSICKEKLPNGIYSYQIQNNLGTSIKNGLICVY, from the coding sequence ATGATTAAATTATTAAATACATATGTTGCATTCAACCTCCTTCTTTTATTTCCAGTTTTCCTAATCTCTATATCCAAGTTAGAAGGAGCAAGTTTCTATGTATCATACAATGCAACTAAAAATGGCGATGGCAGTTTTGCTTCTCCCTGGGAATTGCAAAAAGCTTTAGATCACCCAACGCAATTACAGCCAGGGGACACTGTGTGGATTATGGGAGGAAGATATCTAGGGCCAGATTCCACCGGAGGCGTTAATGGTATATGCTACACCTGCCATACTAATGGTTCAGAATCACAACCTATCATTTTTAGAAATTACCAAAATGAGAGGGTTACCCTGGATGGAAAGTCAAATGGAATAATTTTAAATTTAGGCTCAAATTGTAGCTATACGTGGTTTTGGGGATTGGAAGTTATGAGCTCCAGTACTGCTCCAAGAGAATACACCAATGATCCCGGACATCCCAATCGTGGAAATATTTCATGCTCTGCTCCCGGCATCAAATTTATAAATATGATATTGCATGATGGTGCAGATGGTATTGATATTTGGATTGGTTCAAAAAATGCAGAACTATATGGCTGTGTAATTTACAACAACGGTTGGGATATCGCAGGTTCAGGTCATGGACATGGAATCTATACCCAGAATGATACATCGGGTACGATCAAATTGCTTGATAATATTTTTTTTAGCAGTTTCGGTTATAATGTCAGAGCTTGGTCAACAGGGAGGACCATCGATAATTATGACATTCAGGGAAACATATTATTCAACGGGGGTTCTTGTTCGGAAAATAAAAATGGTGATACGCGAACGCACAATTTTTATATAGTTCCTAATAACCCAAACGCGCCCTGCAAAAATCTTGTGGTCAAGCATAATTTTACTTTTTCCGGCACTAACATGCCTCGGCCACCTGTAAACGCATTTGGACTAAATTATGGAACTGTGGACATGACCCTTGATAGTAATATTCTGACTTGTCAGACAAGAATTGGTGGAACCGGTGTTAAATTGCTGGGCACTACATCAGTAAAAGGAAATAAAATATTAGGAGGAATTCATCCTACCAAAGGTTATTACCTATGGGGTTTTACTACTGATGACTTCCCCGAAAATGATTATTCAGAAACTTTGCCGACTACCGGATTACAATATTTTATTAGAATGAACAAATACGAAACTGGAAGAGCACATTTAGTGATTTATAATTGGAAAAATTCTCCATCGGTAAAAATTGATATTTCGAATATCGGGTTTAAATCTGGTGAACGAATTGCCGTAATCAATGTCACTGACTTATATTCAGACACCCTAAATTACATATACAATGGAAATGACCTTATTGACGTCCCAATGATAGGTCATTCAGCTGCACAAGCAATTGGGTCAATAAAGAAACCGGTTTCTCAATTTCCAGGATTTGGCGTATTTATCATTCAAAAGTCCGGTAGTATTATAAACAATACTTTGCACTCCATTGGAAAATCAATTCTTGTTTCCGTATCCCCAAACCCATTTAACCATTGCACCAACTTTAAGGTTACAAATATGAATCATGAAATCTTTATGCTAAGTATTTATGACCATTTGGGGAAGCTTATGCATGTGGAAAGATTTCAAAATCCTGAATTTTCTATATGTAAAGAAAAATTGCCGAATGGTATATATTCCTATCAAATTCAAAATAACCTTGGAACTTCTATTAAAAATGGCCTAATTTGTGTCTATTGA
- a CDS encoding D-2-hydroxyacid dehydrogenase family protein — MKIIIPDDYQNVLHQLECRKILKDHDLSNIISHYSNSSDLAEQCAEAEVLVLIRERTKIAESLLSKLPNLKLISQTGKISRHIDLQACTKYKVAVVEGKGSPTAPAELCWALIMNAWRQIPQAMQGMNKGLWQTNLGRTLYGQTLGIWGYGKIGKKIAAYARAFDMNVIVWGSLESRNSAIQDGFTAAASKEEFFAQSDILSLHLRLTESTEGIVHRRDLDLMKPDSLLVNTSRAELIEKGALLAAIQSGRPGSVALDVYENEPIYDLDFPLLHFPNVLCTPHLGYAEKKSFELYFSQAFENVLEFIIGNNSNILNPEVFL, encoded by the coding sequence ATGAAAATTATTATTCCAGATGACTATCAGAATGTACTTCATCAACTAGAATGTCGCAAAATCTTAAAGGACCACGATCTTTCGAATATAATTTCACATTACAGCAACTCATCAGACCTTGCAGAGCAATGTGCGGAAGCTGAAGTTCTCGTATTGATCCGCGAGCGGACAAAAATTGCCGAATCACTGCTCTCCAAACTGCCCAATCTAAAACTTATCAGTCAAACGGGAAAAATTTCACGACACATAGATCTTCAAGCCTGCACAAAATACAAAGTTGCAGTAGTCGAAGGAAAAGGTTCTCCAACAGCGCCTGCTGAATTGTGCTGGGCGTTGATCATGAATGCCTGGAGACAAATACCTCAAGCAATGCAAGGTATGAACAAAGGTCTTTGGCAAACCAATTTGGGACGTACACTATATGGACAGACCCTTGGAATTTGGGGATATGGGAAAATTGGTAAAAAAATCGCTGCTTACGCACGTGCATTTGATATGAACGTGATTGTTTGGGGCAGCTTGGAATCCCGAAATTCTGCCATTCAGGATGGATTCACAGCAGCCGCAAGTAAAGAAGAATTCTTTGCACAATCTGATATCCTTTCACTTCATTTGAGACTCACTGAATCCACGGAGGGAATTGTTCACCGAAGAGATTTAGACCTTATGAAACCGGATTCACTTTTAGTCAATACCAGTCGGGCTGAATTAATTGAAAAGGGTGCATTGCTAGCCGCTATACAATCAGGAAGGCCCGGTTCTGTAGCATTAGACGTTTATGAAAATGAACCTATCTACGATCTTGATTTTCCATTGCTGCATTTCCCCAACGTGCTCTGCACCCCTCATTTGGGTTATGCAGAAAAGAAATCATTTGAATTGTATTTTTCGCAAGCATTTGAAAATGTGCTGGAGTTTATCATTGGAAATAATTCTAATATTTTAAATCCGGAGGTATTTCTATAA
- a CDS encoding alpha/beta hydrolase: protein MKILSFFLLLFLIDIVSVQRGILMAQTDTIPDFRNEHYGPDVLQNFNLWLSQTGNGPRPLVIFFHGGAFRAGDKGIEGRQVEVMRSFLSRGISFVSSNYRLSHTTRLDSILMDGERLIRFLKLNAQQYNIDPSKIGVYGSSAGACMALWIAVTGKDGDSLAIDPLFRQSTHVQVAAHISAPATLDLAQWANIVHLDSNWFDTFGFVDDLAFYKISNRDMYWQPEIIVLRQHLDLPRYIDNGDPPVFYYNQNPNQVPRVRGDVTHHVLHAYYLDSVSKERSHQTVFNKNPNADFAYSEMTDFFCTYLNCAALNANEMIPSDVSIYSYTSMQEVVIAVHASVHTEALQFSIIDLLGKELKIGKESLQFKFEEKTNYVLLNLSSINPLNQIAFIRIQDDGNIFSLPLPVFRNN from the coding sequence ATGAAAATATTATCATTTTTTCTTTTATTATTTTTGATAGACATAGTGTCCGTACAACGAGGTATTTTGATGGCGCAAACGGACACCATCCCTGATTTTAGAAATGAGCATTACGGACCTGATGTGTTGCAAAATTTTAATCTGTGGTTAAGCCAAACCGGAAACGGTCCAAGGCCCTTGGTTATTTTTTTTCATGGAGGCGCATTCAGAGCGGGTGATAAGGGGATAGAAGGAAGACAGGTTGAAGTAATGCGATCATTTTTATCAAGGGGTATTTCTTTCGTGTCGTCCAATTACAGACTCTCACATACCACAAGACTGGATTCCATTCTCATGGATGGTGAGCGATTGATTCGATTTTTAAAACTAAATGCGCAGCAGTACAACATAGATCCTTCCAAAATTGGAGTGTATGGTAGTTCTGCTGGTGCCTGTATGGCACTATGGATTGCAGTAACCGGGAAAGATGGAGATTCGTTGGCAATTGATCCATTGTTTCGACAATCCACACATGTGCAGGTTGCGGCGCACATTAGCGCTCCTGCCACTTTGGACCTTGCACAATGGGCGAATATTGTCCATCTGGACAGCAACTGGTTTGATACCTTTGGATTTGTCGATGACCTTGCATTTTACAAGATCAGCAATCGGGACATGTATTGGCAACCAGAGATAATTGTATTGAGGCAGCATTTAGATTTACCAAGGTATATTGACAACGGGGATCCTCCGGTATTTTATTACAACCAAAATCCGAATCAAGTTCCAAGGGTAAGAGGAGATGTGACACACCATGTATTGCATGCCTATTATTTGGATTCTGTCTCAAAGGAAAGATCTCACCAAACTGTTTTCAACAAAAATCCAAATGCTGATTTTGCATATAGTGAAATGACTGATTTTTTCTGTACATACTTGAATTGTGCAGCATTAAATGCGAATGAAATGATCCCATCTGATGTCAGCATATATTCCTACACATCTATGCAAGAGGTGGTAATTGCAGTTCACGCATCGGTCCATACGGAAGCACTTCAGTTTTCAATAATTGATCTTTTGGGAAAGGAACTTAAGATTGGAAAAGAATCGCTGCAATTTAAATTCGAAGAAAAAACCAATTATGTTTTGCTTAATCTTAGTTCAATCAATCCTCTGAATCAAATTGCATTTATTCGCATTCAAGATGATGGAAATATTTTCAGTTTGCCTTTGCCTGTTTTCAGGAATAATTAA
- a CDS encoding acetolactate decarboxylase — protein MKDVMWKGELFGKINTDTIRNKHHLFGFGPLAYLRGEVLILDGVSYLSTVNDKQEIKVEGVHSVSAPFFAYANITNWHSIELPAPVRNLIDLEYYLDSICSDRKMPFLFKLSGSIDSAQMHVVHLPEGSKVRSPEDAHQGIVHYRLSNSEVHIIGFYSRNHQTIFTHHDTNMHLHLITCDLKMMGHLESVSFNPQRIKFFIQP, from the coding sequence ATGAAAGATGTCATGTGGAAAGGAGAATTATTTGGTAAAATCAATACAGACACTATTAGAAATAAACATCACCTGTTTGGGTTTGGCCCATTGGCTTATTTGCGTGGAGAAGTATTGATACTGGATGGTGTAAGCTACTTATCCACAGTGAACGATAAACAAGAGATAAAAGTGGAAGGAGTCCATTCTGTTTCAGCGCCATTTTTTGCCTATGCTAATATTACAAATTGGCACTCTATTGAATTGCCAGCTCCAGTTAGAAATTTAATTGACTTAGAATATTATCTGGATTCTATTTGCTCTGATAGGAAAATGCCTTTTTTGTTTAAATTATCAGGAAGTATTGATTCTGCCCAAATGCATGTTGTGCACCTACCAGAAGGAAGTAAGGTCCGATCCCCCGAAGATGCACATCAGGGTATAGTACATTACCGACTAAGCAACTCAGAAGTCCACATTATAGGATTTTATTCCCGAAATCACCAAACAATCTTTACCCACCATGACACAAACATGCACCTTCATTTAATAACCTGCGATCTTAAAATGATGGGGCATTTGGAAAGTGTTTCTTTTAATCCTCAGCGAATAAAGTTTTTTATACAACCATAA